The nucleotide sequence TACACTAGCAAAAGTTAAAGAAAAACACATAACATCAAACTAATTTTAGTAGTCGAAGCAGTCATTGTTAAAGGATAAGCACTAATAATCAACGACTTTCATTAGTCACCTTCTAattttatgatgatatgatgGTCTGTTTTTTTAAAAACCAAAGTGCTCAAAAGATGAGTCTTTCAAGTGAGAGTTCTAATTTTATGATGATATATAATGGTCTGTTTTGTAAAAATCGAAGTGCTCAAAATCTGAGTCTTTCAAGTGGAAACGGGCCGGGGGTATGTTTGGGCAGCGGACTAGGACCGGTTTGTTAGATGTGAGTAGTACGGAATTATATAATGGGTGTCAGCATTATTTCCATCGTTTTCTCTTGTCCCGTCGTGTCATGCATATTATTCGCTTGGGGGGTCGCATTTCGTAGAAAGTCTCGGCCGGTTCGGCAACACGTCACATCGCGCGCCATCGTTAGAATCTATACGCACATCACGCTCTCTAGTGGATCAATCCCCGGCCTGTCCTTTCGAAGAAACTTCTTATTCTCCAGACGTTATGAACAAACACCCCAATCATTCGGTCAACAATGGAGCTAGGGTTGGATTATAGCTGGTTTCGAAGCACTGTGCACAACCCGTCAATCTCTCtctatcaccctgttcgcttgttggtttcagccagctcaaaccagtcagccaacagtattttcctctcacaataaaccagcaccagccagcctaaaccagcctagaaaccaaccagcgaacaggccgtataTCCTTTCTTTCTATTTGACAAAATAAAAACGGGACATGAGCACTGCCAATCGTATTCTAGAAGTATAACGACCAAAAGAGATAGCTCTAGCAATGACGCAAATTCTGGTAGGGTGCACATATGTAGGCAAAAGGTCATCAATCTGTTATTCAAGTATAACTCATCGATGGATCTGCTGTTAGCAGTCCGCCGCCTGCCCACCTCTCCAGCTGTCTCTAAATGGACTTTGACCTATGACCGGCGACGCGCGCAATACCACAGTTGCTTCGTTGACGCATTGGCGACGTCGTTCTGTTATGCAGTTGGCGACGTCGTTGGGCAGACGTACTGTCTCGCGTGATACGGGGCCGGACTCCGGATATGTACTCATCAGAACTGTGGACAAAATAAACACGTACTAACAATTAATGAATCGTAAACGAATAATGAAAAATATACGGACATGCGAATCCAACGACGCTGTACGTGGGGACACATGTCTTTAGGGCACATTTAACTTTCGTTCATGTCATATTGCTTATCTGGGCATGTTCGCTTGAAGGAATTCGAGAGAAATTTGGATGATTTAGAGAAATAATGAAGAAATTTGTGAGAAAAAAACGTCGTTCCAGATAAAAAAAACGAATAAGCCAGCTAGGTTTAAAGGCACGCGAACAGGATCCTACTCCGTGTATCACAGTGGCATTTACCGGATGCAGCTGCTCGACCAAGCCAAGTATATATAATGCATTCCTGCCGGCCGACTGCCGTAGTGTTCCTCTTGCCGTGTGAGGACTGTGTCGTCGTGGAAATTAAAACGAGTCGTTTGTCACTGACTCAATGTGGAATTTGTGTGCACACCGAGCTTTCGTCTTAGCGTCTGTCAGCTGGACACTGGCCCTGGCTTCGGCTGCGCTCGGTTGTGCATTCGGCGGTTTTGTACTTTGCACCGGGGATTCCTTCCTACACAACTAGTGGAGCGTCTTTCGCCCTGTTCGCTgaacttataagccatactttttcagttaataaatagtattttttctctcacaataaatcaaccaacagtactttcaaccatgtcttatcagccaagcgaacagggcacgtATGCTACGTCTTGCTCTTGCCTCAACATAGTTTTCATTTAAAGATCCATCGcaggcttgtatatatattattatatactATCTCcgtttaaaaaaaaaatacaattctaggtACATTATCGGTTAAAGTAGTTAAAGTTTGAataaatatatagataaaaatattaatgtttatgatatcaaattaaTATATTATAAAAACATGTTTTATGACGAATCTAATGCTACGTATTTAGTATGATTAATACCTCTACCTTTTAATataaaatttggtcaaatttggcATAATTTAATATAGCACTATTctaaaattatatatttttttttgaacgaGAGAGTATATTAACAAAAAGGGAAACAACACAATACAAGAGGCATGGAGACTGTTCACTCTAGGAGCACGATCTGCCTTACACGAGATTTTCATATTACTCGATCTAGATTTTACATGGTGTAAAAGCAGCCTATATAAGCATCTCACGTGGCTTAATGCTACTCCCTCTATTTTAAATTGTAAGATATTCTGACTTTTTTTTAGATATATGGTTTTTTTATAATTTATCTAGGCATgatatatatctaaatacatagcaaaagctacgtATCTCAAAAAATaagaacgtcttataatttaatttagtatggagggagtaatcTAGAGTCCCTCGAACCCATGAGCCGAGTCCCTTGTTCCAAGCGAAGCATGCCATGCTGTTCTCGCTTCATTTTTTATCCCGTTTCTTATTACTTCATGTGCTGTACGGATTCCTTCGCTGCGAGACTCTGCTGTTTCGTGCAACGTGGTTTTGTGATTACTCGTCGAGTGAACATCGTCATCTGTGCTACTGCGTTAGATATAGATTTTTGTTTTGAGAGGGGCATCAGATACCGTCCTTTTTTCTAGGTAGTTCTCGTTTCCCGAGAAATACAACGGAatcaactttaactaaatatataaaaaaatattaatatttacagattagtatcattaaatttatttttataataaatttattttaaaatataaatgttactaatattttataTAAATCTAATCGAAGTTGATAAAGCTTAACTCGCACGCTTCCCAAAACGGAACAGGAGGGGCATGTGTGTATTGTCCGAGCATTTGCCCAGGCCCTACGACAAAGTACGGCCCCAAAATAAAACCTAACCTGGTAACACCAATTGAGCCCAAACCATTAGAAAGGCCCAACAATACAACAGTCCATCCCACAAGGCCTACTAACCCAGACGGCCAGACCCCAGTGCGCCAGCCGCGTCTTCCCCGAGCGACTCTGCGAGCGCGCCTGCATCGAGCGAGGGTTTGAGGGGTTGTGGCCAACGGCCTTCTCACTCAGCCCATCTGCCGCGTGCCCACCTCCCCCACTTCCCATTTCTTCCCTTTTTTTCTCACCCGGTCACCCCCTTGGCCCCTTCTGCATCCCTCGGTCTACAAATGCGGCGCAACCGCAGGCGCAGCAGCAGTCGGGGGACCGTACAGTGGGATACTCCTGCTTTCGCCCTCGCATCGCGCCTAGTTAAACACTCAAATCCGATTGCCGAGGGTGCGAGGAGGGTTGCAACGGCTAGTTGCGGCGGCCCAATGGACCAGTCGTACcatggcggcgccgccgccggtggaAGCGCCGACTTCAATGGCCAAATGTGGGTGAGAGGGACTCGGGTCGTGTGTGTTCGTCATTCCGTGTCTTTCGGGGCTTGTCTCGTCTTGCGTTTGTTGCTGATCCGTGATTCGCGGGGGGCTTGGTCGGGGATTGGGGTGTGAGGTTTTGGTTCGGACCGATGCGCCGCTGTCGGATGATACGAGGCCTCGAGCAGGCTTGCCGGCCGGCCGATTTCGGCGGCTGTTGGCCGCCCATGTCGCCGATCTAACAGTAGAGGCATCCTAATGCGGCGACGATCTGACCTGGTGCTCGTTCCACGTTGAATTGAATTTGATCCGCTGATTGGGATTTCCTCTTGCAATAGTGCGCGCTCTGGAATGGGCGCGTGTGTGCTGTTCTCTATAATGCCTGATCgctgataattaagttgtcggGTCGTTTGTAAATAGTTGCTGGCCTTTGATTCTTTGTTTCATTGGCTAATCAACCTTAAATAGCTTCATGACCTGTCTTAATTGCCTGAATGCCCCGTTCAACTTGTACACTGGCTCGGTTGAGAGTGAGGCTAATGCCGAGGCCATAGCTTGGATGGGGGGAGGATATGGGCTGGAACAGGTGTGCGTAATGCTGTTCATTGTAATGCCTGATTGACCGCAATTAGTTTGGTGCATCACTTATGGGCGTTTGATTGTTCCTTTTAGTAGCTAATCGTCCTTACACGGCAAACTAAATCTGTTCAacatccacacacacacaccctacCAGAGTAGCTTCTTGGATTGTCTTCAGTTTGCGTGATTTAGCTTATGCCCTCTCAACTCTTCCCTGAACTGCATGCTTCTAAATTAACTTGCTGTTCCGGTGCACTACTTTTGTGGCAATCTATTATACTTGTACCTGATCTTGTAATGCTTTCGGCAGTCTCTGGGATTGGCAAACAGGAGAGCATTGCGAACCTAGAGATGGAAGTCATGGTACTTTCAGTCACATCCATAACCTATGTCACAAATGAACTCTAGAGTATCTGCTTGGACTTGCTATCCCATTATGTCTCACCCTTTTTTTACAGCAGATGCTACTAAATTCTTGTGGGATTGCCTCAATCAAGATGACGATGAGCTGCTGGGATTGTTTGGAAATCGAACCCCGCTGAGAGACTGCTGTGATTTCTTCGCCGACCTTGGTGGTATGAAGCTTTTTGTTCTGACAATCATCATTGCTGCCACTCTTGAATGCATCGCTTAAGTGTCAGTTACTTGAGTAGACATCACCTGCATGGAGACCCTGGACCTGGAGGAATCTCGGGAGTCAAAGCGGCGGCGCACATTGGAGTACCCTTCAGAGTCTAGTCAGTCAGAAGTTGCAAATCATGAAACCGGTTCTCCTTTTGTCACATCTGAGGTTTTTCGCTTGCTCCTAGTCCTTGTTATGTTTCAAATCCCTCTCTTTTGCTACTCTTTGCATATCGTAGTTACGTTTGTTCTGTTGATCCATTTTTCAGGTAGCAGAGGTTTCATTGCTCTGCACTGATGAACCAGAGAGCTTAAATTGTGATATGCAGTACGCTTCAAATAATTTAGGTTCATATTTTCATTATATATGCTTAAATAGTGTCTCTGTTTGCTAATTGAAATTTCACATCAGATTCGATAAATTCCGTGTCAAATGAAGCACCCTACGAGCAAGAAGATAACCATTTTGAACATTGCTCTTATGGAACCCCAGTGTACATCGAGCCTGATCAAGTGTTAGTTCCTCTCTTGTTGCACTTTGACCACTTTACTGGGCCTATGATTATTTGTCAATTGTGATTCATATCCTATTTGCTGTAGGCCTTGTAGCTGGGAGAGCATTGCAAATATTGATGATCAAGCTGGTATTTCAGGTCAGTGGGAAGCATTTTTTCTGTACCATTTGATAATCAATTTTCTATTTAGTTTTGCAAGTCAGCTTCCAACATATGTGTGAGTTTCCAGTTCCATTATATTCTTAAACTCTCACGTGATATCTGAAAGAGCATTCTAGTTTCCCATTTTCCTCTTCCACAATTGTGTATTGGCAGTTGCTGCAATGTACTATTATGACCAGTAGCCACACCGTTGAGTGCCTTCCTGGCACGATGGTTATGtatttgtggttagcaacttatCTATTATTTCTATGCCCACAGGAACAAGCGAGATTGCACCGATGACAGAAAGTTTCATAATGCAGGAAACTAGGAAGCTTTCTACACTCAAAGTCTCTAAAGGTATTTCAGTTTGACAGTATATTATTTCTTGGAACACAAACCTCTAGCTTTATCTTTTGTCTAAAAAAACCTCTAGTTTTATCGGTGTTGTCATTTGGCTTCTTCTGGCTTGCTAGGCGCTTCAACAGTTAAGGTGAAGCAAAACGTAACTACATCAGTAGCATACCCTTTTACTCTCATCAAACCGTCTTGGGAGGAAGGTGATGTTACTCTTCACGATATAAACAAGCGAATCCATGCTCCCCCAAAGAAGGCCCCGAAGATCCTGGGAACTTCAGCTTTCTCTGGCAAGCCAGTGATCGGCAAGACAAGAATCAGAACAGAAGGGGGGAGAGGCAGCATCACAATTCTAAGAACAAAGGGCTGACCGGTTCTCTGGAAGCCTGAGAATGCTTTTGATCCTTTATTTATCTGCCACTCTCCATTTATCAGAAGAGAGGGGGGCAACTCCTTGGTAGTCAATTGTGCAGGCCTGAGAACCTGAGGGTGCCATTGATCCACAGCTCCTTGGTGGTCAATTGTGCAGGCCTGAGAACCTATGGTTGCCATTGATTCTTATTTATCTGCCATTCTCTCCATAGCTGTTCGGCACTTTGGTCAATGTGCAGGCCTCTGTTACTTTCCAATTATTACTTTTTATTCCTTTCAGTTTTGGTGTTGAATCACTGTAGATGCAGACTCTTTCTTCAAAGGTTCAGCATTCTTCCGGTGTATTTATGACATGTGGCTAAATGATATATACAAAAAAATTGAAATTAAAGGAATTAGTGCGTTAAATTCCATTTACTTCTCTTTGATGCTCCTCTGTGTCCTTGATAGCTGGTATGCATCCTGACAAGCATTCTGTACTGTGGGTTGTTGCTTGTATATTATATGTGGATATCACAAAGTATGATGAATCTTGATCCATAGGAGGATGTCCAACTAGTGGTAAACCGTACATCTAGAATCTAGAATTCTGTTAAAAATTGAAAGTTTTCATTGTGAGATTCGGAAAAAAATGAAACGTACGCGTCCATCCGAAAATGAGAGATTCCTGCACACTTGGAACAATCTTAAGAGTTATTCGCTATAGTAAATTGCAGTTGTTTACAGTTTACTGCAGTGGTTAACATTTGTGCTTCAGCAAAACTAGTGCATGATCCCAACCGTTTGACTGGGATTTGTCTGTACATGCTACGTCACAACATACAAGCGTACGTCAAGACTCAAGAGTGTGCAGAACAAAGGTCTCATGCAAGTTTCTACAACAACATACTCATCGGAGGAGCTAAACATGCTGGCAAATTTTACAAGCAATGTGATTCTTCAACTTACAACATCGACATGACCAATTCTACTGCACAAATTCCTTGTGTGATCACACTGACGATTATGCTTCACAGCAACAGAAGTGAGATCATGCTGTAATATATGCTACACCTTACAATTTACAAGCAGTACGAGGGTAAAAAGTACCGCTTTCTTTCACTACGTCTGTAGTTCGTTCCTATCCCGTGTAAAGTACAAGTCCTGGTCGTAACAAGAACAAATAAGTGGAGCAGGGATGCCACATGAAACTGGCAGTAATGGGAAGTCTCTGCAGAATTTGTCAGGCTTGCCCCTGCACTGTCCAATAAGATCACAGTGGAATCTATAAATGATACAGTATAGAGGTTAAACTGCCTGAATGATCCCTGCATCAGTGTAGCCGCATTTCGCATAGATGTCCTGTAGTATCGCTTACTGTTGTGGTATCATTAAGGGCACTGTAATTTTTCAGTGCCCATTTGCTACAAGAGGAAAGCCTGCTTTTCACTGATATATGGTCTTCAGTTCACAATATCCTCCCTCGGCAATCAAATGAATAATAATATCGTCCAAGTAGTATCATATTATTAACAAGCCAGTCTCTGATATATGGTCTTCCAGTTCTCTATTTCCTCCCTTGACAAGCAATAGAAATTAATTGTATTAGCATAGATGAGGGTAATACTAACAAACCTACACAGGTAGGTTAGGCAAATTTCAATAAACAAAGAAAATAGAAGGATTGAAACAAAGCATATCTAAGCTTATGACTAACCGCATGCAGCAACCAATAGAATCATAATGTAGAAGGGCAATCGGCTTGCGCTTTCCTGCAGTTCTATGGGCAACACCACGCTTAACTACAGGCAGTTGCTTTATCCCTCTGGCCTCCATAAGACTTTTTGCAGTGGTCAAATCAGTATCTGGAAAGCATGTTAACAATCCACGTTCACTCCCACGGTACTGGAATCCTCGAGTAAGACATGATGAAATGGAGGAA is from Miscanthus floridulus cultivar M001 chromosome 7, ASM1932011v1, whole genome shotgun sequence and encodes:
- the LOC136467641 gene encoding protein XRI1-like isoform X2 gives rise to the protein MRRNRRRSSSRGTVQWDTPAFALASRLVKHSNPIAEGARRVATASCGGPMDQSYHGGAAAGGSADFNGQILWDWQTGEHCEPRDGSHDATKFLWDCLNQDDDELLGLFGNRTPLRDCCDFFADLGDITCMETLDLEESRESKRRRTLEYPSESSQSEVANHETGSPFVTSEVAEVSLLCTDEPESLNCDMQYASNNLDSINSVSNEAPYEQEDNHFEHCSYGTPVYIEPDQVPCSWESIANIDDQAGISGTSEIAPMTESFIMQETRKLSTLKVSKGASTVKVKQNVTTSVAYPFTLIKPSWEEGDVTLHDINKRIHAPPKKAPKILGTSAFSGKPVIGKTRIRTEGGRGSITILRTKG
- the LOC136467641 gene encoding protein XRI1-like isoform X1; translated protein: MRRNRRRSSSRGTVQWDTPAFALASRLVKHSNPIAEGARRVATASCGGPMDQSYHGGAAAGGSADFNGQILWDWQTGEHCEPRDGSHADATKFLWDCLNQDDDELLGLFGNRTPLRDCCDFFADLGDITCMETLDLEESRESKRRRTLEYPSESSQSEVANHETGSPFVTSEVAEVSLLCTDEPESLNCDMQYASNNLDSINSVSNEAPYEQEDNHFEHCSYGTPVYIEPDQVPCSWESIANIDDQAGISGTSEIAPMTESFIMQETRKLSTLKVSKGASTVKVKQNVTTSVAYPFTLIKPSWEEGDVTLHDINKRIHAPPKKAPKILGTSAFSGKPVIGKTRIRTEGGRGSITILRTKG